In Debaryomyces hansenii CBS767 chromosome B complete sequence, one genomic interval encodes:
- a CDS encoding DEHA2B02794p (similar to CA2247|IPF7404 Candida albicans IPF7404), which produces MDSSQHNRGTSRSQSMSSRKPFSSPIKPSDASASYDMDILEDLHQHQQNRSHRVQYPLSSPIKNSQDHEHRRSSQYHHPNQHSRTAIINKRNKHDRLREIRDRHRQDKLGMNREKMVDRQAYEDYKLELEKEANELYEVLDIDELIDQENELESHIIKCSPRDIYETELDAFLNEEQRELEQMVANIDLSDNKYAST; this is translated from the coding sequence ATGGATTCTTCACAGCATAATAGAGGAACCTCACGATCTCAATCAATGTCGTCGAGAAAGCCGTTTAGTTCGCCAATCAAACCGTCAGATGCGTCCGCAAGCTACGATATGGATATACTTGAAGACCTacatcaacatcaacaaAATCGTTCACATAGAGTACAGTATCCATTGTCTTCGCCCATCAAAAATTCCCAGGATCATGAACACCGCCGAAGTAGCCAATACCACCATCCAAATCAACATAGCAGAACCGCGATCATAAATAAGAGAAATAAGCATGACAGATTACGGGAAATTAGAGATAGACATAGACAGGACAAATTAGGCATGAATCGTGAAAAAATGGTTGACAGACAGGCGTACGAAGATTATAAGTTGGAATTAGAAAAAGAGGCCAACGAGCTTTACGAGGTTCTAGACATCGATGAATTAATCGACCAGGAAAACGAATTGGAATCGCACATAATAAAATGCCTGCCAAGAGATATATATGAGACCGAATTAGACGCATTTTTGAATGAAGAGCAACGTGAACTAGAACAAATGGTGGCTAACATTGATTTATCTGATAATAAGTATGCGAGTACATAA
- a CDS encoding DEHA2B02838p (weakly similar to uniprot|P48415 Saccharomyces cerevisiae YPL085w SEC16 multidomain vesicle coat protein), with amino-acid sequence MSASFTDDKILRKSSVVEGGEISEELKILEKEPEHEPSEVVIGNDDDVKDDVKDDVKDDVKDDVKDDVKDDLKDDVEDDTIAPNQFEEAIKKNKLDPQDQTAAGDSGRSQPDLSPRTTTGVVKPSSFETKDTDGHDSAEVVSGSATQDDDNRNMDHDPITLVGDKRKSELQEYIPQTEADKEETKDFDPAQEDLTSADKAGKDQTPKVSDASEAKIDSLPWGPETSTDAKLPWETEDTNSDNKTADPIPWEQGSSDEASKNDDNLPWESNKNDAPSSQADNDKLPWESDINDAPSSQAGDDNLPWDSNTNDAPSSQAGDGNLPWDSNTNDAPSSQAEDDKLPWESDINNDVPASQEDPENKESNDSTNVDDLFGGSHNIDFLKEIQKQEESKDTDEVLLDSSENTPSAQPSSQDQDTSQDMRNYSTTQTDISHSEENKLALQSKNVPKGENEKTTENSDIHRPQDTDHFDDLFQNDDHDFLQEVGSSDNKSDPFKFPPDNSAPENKDSDKFETQNKSLDFLEMDDDLLDDEFLEDDTTSQTQTLKSKSNKQTYLPSTTNPSTTPVVPTQEKPKGSAMNKKKNDAYDFPDSLIAHKFKPAARSTNKYAPGSSNHNSPPVASMPPKLHSPSMNAVGSVPVPNEKQATMSQPLSAAVSTQGLQKKSFFEDLPIPVQKQPVKPARAALPRSQMSQSISPTVNPAQPQLQKPVVNPYAKPAMNTVVSPPMNYAQPPGMPQVTNNRGGSHLPAGMVAPPPPSQITGNNNVLPHAQPQPFPNMQNQNLGQNTNSYAPSRKISNPSPNLINTALPKVQGAQSATSPYVPNAGPYAPSSHKRTSSRASSLIGAKSKEVNPYAPASINVPNAQQGISHGIMMPNTASPTAPPAVMNNSIHGRRRGVSNVKSNFYHKEQTAPKVENPNALLQRQFPIFNWSSSKNIAYLIPSAVTNTYNRTSESVNVTDIKYVLKDSHYLSTFPGPFNKLKTKKKDVEKWLESYNEFLIQNNTGMKQDEVLVSQILLALVRFNGDCKSDDFTKAACAVLNPSVDYANDNTHMDMNPISTLANAYRLDNTGINIIWSLLQIGNTEKALEFCLSKGDWALGLMIARFEGPEKFGKVASDYARTTFPFQKSQSKVHHLMPIMLKLFAGNFKSAIDDITNVQAEGEWFIQNWRELVSLVVINKPQHGHEFLCEFSKLLALSGQIIASQICLILAGLPLSSIPSQANGILFSVIGFGSHSFAYSETYEYAMQLSTTNIPPTGFAHLLPLKLKHAQVLADYGLFTESQKYCDAISSIIKATGRSSFFNPVAFQEFQNLLMRISQSGASDSGWFGSKKLTLDKMWDQLDKFIGGDESKAKSGENGTFSKFSPAVSRAPSSLDITSLNNHYPQTSPQVRPDHIRDPLVTTNSAPGTSSENSVLKSNGMSHSRPPPSLYSNNSTTSIQKYAPSSSQVTPKPTLTRNDQSFSSQQQVGNPVYESLQQSRMAPNNSSSQYLPMNQGQSENIKAPSKYSANPQKVYSNNNGSLPYMNPSAQFSSSSIASHQSLHMGISGVNANPLTSVKRPSISNSFSESHVNSNPISGHKHTSSLQSDISLDYPSEFKSMPKPASDNPIAPDTHSSLKRDTENVPETITESRESEKSSELRDSSNSLTMPSEEGHSTVEDSTLPQAPPPKGHSKPNIASSSVAPKKARARANPYAPGAVASRSGGNNKYGPQSSDKYTSKKENTSMLVDTPSDISYNDIFNYGGYKVPKKTEINDTETLHDRNEVKEAPNQESIDTKEEASKTNSYIYPEPPKVASTSQSRNINVDESFDGENINDHDFETSSLHTPNANVPASNLNNSFRTNEKESMFHPYQEGENKSRRTSNFGVDSSFGDFPIPGSPDLTTRANSVIGGPGGLFSSRLSQSQQSALYQQYEVQDDTVKEYIPVVDEEEDEDSEDESSKKEKRKKEEQERQARIEADRAKQRQDAVASQRNQTWWPGFLARKNDDKPKAIRAKLGEKNKFVYDEKLKRWIDKSIPLEEQLKSSAPPPPPAAKKKPTEGSSSSISKPSSSSTPLGPAKQDMAPPASNSSNSAPSLGPSQSRPSQSGPPPPAGPSLANAGLDDLLSLGGGPSSGRKTKKGPRRGYVNLLDQK; translated from the coding sequence ATGTCAGCCAGTTTTACGGACGACAAGATATTGAGAAAGAGCCTGGTGGTGGAAGGAGGAGAAATTTCAGAGGAATTGAAGATTCTTGAAAAAGAGCCCGAACACGAGCCATCGGAAGTTGTGATTGGAAACGATGACGATGTGAAAGACGACGTGAAAGACGACGTGAAAGACGACGTGAAAGACGATGTGAAAGACGATGTGAAAGACGATTTGAAAGACGATGTAGAAGACGATACAATTGCACCTAATCAATTCGAGGAGGCTAttaagaagaataaattagATCCTCAAGATCAAACGGCTGCTGGCGACAGCGGGCGTAGCCAACCAGATCTCTCACCTAGAACGACAACCGGGGTAGTTAAGCCATCGAGCTTTGAAACGAAAGATACAGACGGTCACGATTCTGCTGAAGTTGTCAGTGGATCAGCAACCCAAGACGATGATAACAGAAATATGGATCACGATCCGATCACGTTGGTTGGAGACAAACGTAAAAGCGAATTGCAGGAGTATATTCCCCAGACAGAAGCGGACAAAGAAGAAACGAAGGATTTCGATCCGGCTCAGGAAGACTTGACTTCGGCAGACAAAGCGGGAAAAGACCAGACACCAAAAGTGTCGGATGCATCAGAGGCAAAAATTGATAGTTTACCATGGGGACCTGAAACACTGACCGACGCTAAGTTACCATGGGAGACGGAAGATACGAATTCCGACAATAAAACTGCAGATCCAATTCCCTGGGAACAAGGGTCTTCTGATGAAGCTTCgaaaaatgatgataatctTCCATGGGAAtctaataaaaatgatgcGCCCTCATCTCAAGCAGACAATGATAAGCTTCCATGGGAATCTGATATAAATGATGCTCCCTCATCTCAAGCTGGCGATGATAATCTTCCATGGGACTCTAATACAAATGATGCTCCCTCATCTCAAGCAGGCGATGGTAATCTTCCATGGGACTCTAATACAAATGATGCTCCCTCATCTCAAGCAGAAGATGATAAGCTTCCATGGGAATCTGATATAAACAATGACGTCCCCGCATCGCAAGAAGACCCTGAAAATAAGGAGTCGAATGATTCCACCAACGTAGATGACTTGTTTGGTGGCAGTCACAATATTGACTTCCTAAAGGAGATACAAAAGCAGGAAGAATCAAAGGACACAGACGAGGTTCTACTCGATTCATCAGAGAATACTCCATCAGCACAACCATCGTCTCAAGACCAGGATACTTCTCAGGATATGAGAAACTATTCCACTACACAAACCGACATTTCTCAttctgaagaaaataaactTGCATTGCAATCTAAAAATGTCCCTAAGggagaaaatgaaaaaacCACTGAAAACCTGGATATACATAGACCACAAGATACAGAtcattttgatgatttgttCCAAAATGATGACCATGATTTCCTTCAAGAAGTAGGATCATCTGACAACAAAAGTGACCCATTCAAATTTCCTCCAGATAATAGTGCACCGGAAAATAAGGACAGTGATAAATTCGAGACTCAAAACAAATCTCTTGATTTTTTGGAGATGGATGATGACCTTCTAGATGACGAGTTCTTGGAAGATGATACCACAAGTCAAACTCAGACTTTAAAGTCAAAGTCAAATAAACAAACATATTTACCTTCGACAACGAATCCATCAACCACCCCAGTTGTACCAACACAGGAGAAACCTAAGGGGTCGGCCATGaacaaaaaaaagaatgatGCCTACGATTTCCCAGATAGCTTGATAGCTCATAAATTTAAACCTGCTGCAAGATCTACGAATAAGTATGCACCTGGTTCTTCAAATCATAACTCCCCACCAGTTGCCAGTATGCCTCCTAAGTTACACTCTCCGTCCATGAATGCTGTAGGCAGTGTACCTGTCCCCAATGAAAAGCAAGCTACAATGTCTCAACCATTGTCGGCTGCTGTGTCAACCCAAGGACTACAAaagaaatcattttttgaGGATCTACCAATCCCAGTTCAGAAACAACCGGTTAAACCAGCAAGAGCCGCTTTACCCAGGTCGCAAATGAGTCAGAGCATTTCCCCTACAGTGAATCCTGCTCAACCACAATTACAAAAGCCTGTGGTTAATCCATATGCTAAACCAGCTATGAACACAGTTGTTTCTCCCCCAATGAATTATGCTCAGCCGCCAGGCATGCCCCAAGTTACAAACAATAGAGGGGGTTCACATTTACCAGCTGGCATGGTTGCACCACCTCCACCATCACAGATCACaggtaataataatgtattGCCTCATGCTCAACCACAACCATTCCCTAATatgcaaaatcaaaatttagGGCAGAATACAAATTCGTATGCTCCATCGCGTAAAATTTCTAACCCATCACCAAACCTCATTAATACAGCTTTACCTAAAGTCCAAGGAGCCCAAAGTGCTACTAGTCCTTACGTTCCAAACGCTGGGCCTTATGCGCCAAGCAGCCATAAGAGGACACTGTCCCGCGCAAGCTCTTTAATAGGAGCTAAGAGCAAAGAGGTGAACCCATACGCACCGGCATCTATCAATGTTCCCAACGCTCAGCAAGGTATATCGCATGGCATCATGATGCCGAACACGGCTAGTCCTACTGCCCCTCCTGCCGTTATGAACAATTCTATTCATGGAAGAAGGCGTGGAGTTTCTAATgttaaatcaaatttttacCACAAAGAACAAACTGCGCCAAAGGTAGAAAACCCTAATGCTTTACTTCAACGTCAATTTCCAATATTTAATTGGAGTAGTTCTAAGAACATAGCTTATTTGATACCATCAGCAGTTACGAACACATACAATCGTACTTCGGAATCTGTAAATGTAACTGATATAAAGTATGTTTTGAAGGATAGCCATTATTTATCAACTTTTCCAGGTCCATTTAATAAGTTAAAaaccaagaagaaggatGTGGAAAAATGGTTGGAATCATACaatgaatttttaattcaaaaCAATACAGGCATGAAGCAAGATGAAGTTCTTGTTTctcaaattttattagcACTTGTTAGATTCAATGGTGACTGTAAATCTGATGATTTTACAAAGGCCGCATGTGCTGTTCTCAACCCAAGTGTAGATTATGCTAATGATAATACTCATATGGATATGAATCCAATATCTACCTTAGCCAATGCATATAGGTTAGATAACACAGgcattaatatcatttgGAGTTTATTACAAATAGGTAATACAGAAAAAGCCTTGGAATTCTGTTTATCGAAAGGAGACTGGGCTCTTGGATTAATGATAGCTCGCTTTGAGGGCCCTGAAAAGTTTGGAAAAGTTGCCTCGGATTATGCAAGGACAACTTTCCCGTTCCAGAAATCTCAAAGTAAGGTTCATCATTTAATGCCAATTATGTTAAAACTATTTGCTGGGAACTTCAAGAGTGCAATTGATGATATAACCAATGTACAAGCAGAGGGAGAATGGTTTATTCAAAACTGGAGAGAACTCGTGTCGTTGGTAGTTATCAACAAACCTCAACATGGGCATGAATTTTTATGTGAATTTAGTAAGCTTCTAGCATTATCAGGACAAATAATTGCTAGCCAAATTTGTCTTATTTTGGCGGGACTTCCTTTATCTAGTATTCCATCCCAAGCTAATGGTATCTTATTCTCAGTTATTGGTTTTGGAAGCCACTCGTTTGCATATTCAGAAACATATGAGTATGCAATGCAATTAAGTACAACTAATATTCCTCCAACAGGGTTCGCTCATTTACTTCCGCTTAAATTGAAGCATGCACAAGTGTTGGCTGATTACGGTTTGTTCACAGAGTCTCAAAAATACTGTGACGCAATAAGTAGTATTATCAAGGCCACTGGAAGATCGtcatttttcaatccaGTTGcatttcaagaatttcaaaatttattaatgagGATTTCACAGTCCGGTGCAAGTGATCTGGGCTGGTTTGGAAGTAAAAAGTTGACTCTTGATAAAATGTGGGACCaacttgataaatttattggaGGTGACGAATCTAAGGCAAAATCTGGTGAAAACGGTACATTCAGCAAGTTTAGTCCAGCAGTTTCAAGAGCGCCATCATCGCTAGATATCACGTCCTTGAATAATCACTACCCACAGACTCTGCCACAAGTTCGCCCTGATCACATAAGAGATCCTTTGGTAACTACCAATTCTGCTCCGGGAACTTCGTCTGAGAATTCGGTATTGAAGCTGAATGGCATGTCCCATAGTAGACCGCCACCATCACTTTACTCAAACAATAGTACAACATCTATACAAAAGTATGCTCCATCGTCTTCCCAGGTAACTCCGAAGCCAACTCTTACTCGAAATGATCAACTGTTTTCATCTCAGCAGCAAGTTGGAAATCCTGTTTATGAATCCTTGCAGCAATCACGAATGGCACCTAACAATTCGTCATCACAATATCTACCAATGAATCAGGGCCAGAGCGAAAACATAAAGGCTCCATCGAAATATTCAGCTAACCCACAGAAAGTTTactccaataataatggcaGCTTGCCTTATATGAATCCGTCAGCACAATTTTCAAGCCTGTCAATAGCATCACACCAGTCGTTACATATGGGAATATCAGGCGTAAATGCGAATCCTTTGACTTCCGTAAAAAGACCAtctatttcaaattctttttctgaAAGTCATGTTAATTCAAATCCAATTTCTGGACATAAACATACGTCGTCGCTTCAAAGCGATATAAGTTTGGATTATCCATCTGAATTTAAGTCGATGCCAAAGCCAGCGAGTGATAATCCAATTGCGCCGGATACACACCTGAGTTTGAAGAGGGACACTGAAAATGTACCTGAAACTATTACTGAATCGAGGGAATCAGAGAAGTCTTCAGAACTTAGAGATAGttctaattcattaacaATGCCACTGGAAGAAGGTCACTCCACCGTCGAGGACCTGACTTTACCTCAGGCTCCACCGCCTAAAGGCCATTCTAAACCAAATATTGCATCTTCTAGCGTCGCACCTAAGAAAGCGAGGGCCAGGGCTAATCCATATGCACCAGGCGCCGTTGCATCTAGAAGTGGTGGaaacaataaatatggGCCACAATCAAGTGACAAATATACttcaaagaaagaaaacaCTAGCATGCTAGTTGACACACCTTCGGATATTTCTTATAATGATATCTTCAACTACGGCGGATACAAAGTTCCTAAAAAAACAGAGATTAATGATACTGAAACTCTTCATGATAGGAATGAAGTGAAAGAGGCCCCGAACCAAGAAAGTATTGATACCAAGGAAGAGGCTTCAAAAACTAACTCATATATTTATCCTGAACCACCTAAAGTTGCATCGACGTCACAGTCGAGGAATATTAACGTAGATGAAAGTTTTGATGGCGAAAATATAAACGATCATGACTTTGAAACGAGTAGTCTTCATACTCCTAACGCAAATGTTCCCGCTTCAAATTTAAACAATTCATTCAGAACGAATGAGAAAGAATCAATGTTCCATCCTTATCAAGAGGGCGAAAATAAATCTAGAAGAACCTCTAATTTTGGAGTCGATAGCAGCTTTGGAGATTTCCCAATACCTGGATCGCCAGACTTGACGACGAGGGCTAATTCTGTTATAGGTGGCCCTGGAggattattttcttctagATTATCCCAATCGCAACAATCCGCATTATATCAACAATATGAGGTACAAGATGATACCGTCAAAGAGTATATACctgttgttgatgaagaagaagatgaagattcaGAAGATGAGTCActgaagaaagaaaagcgaaagaaagaagaacaagaacGCCAAGCGAGAATTGAAGCAGATAGAGCCAAACAAAGACAAGATGCAGTAGCTTCGCAGAGAAACCAAACCTGGTGGCCCGGTTTCTTAGCAAGGaagaatgatgataaaCCAAAGGCTATTAGAGCTAAGTTAGgagaaaaaaataaatttgttTACGATGAAAAGTTGAAGAGGTGGATCGATAAAAGTATCCCACTCgaagaacaattaaaatcatCTGCCCCTCCACCACCACCAGCAGCTAAGAAAAAGCCAACTGAAGGTTCAAGTAGTAGTATAAGTAAGCCATCAAGTTCGAGTACACCACTTGGCCCTGCCAAACAAGATATGGCTCCACCAGCGTCAAATTCTCTGAATAGTGCACCACTGTTAGGGCCATCACAGTCAAGACCATCGCAATCAGGTCCACCACCACCTGCGGGTCCAAGTTTAGCAAATGCAGGATTAGATGATCTTTTATCACTTGGTGGAGGACCATCGTCTGGACGTAAGACTAAGAAGGGTCCTCGTCGTGGTTATGTTAACTTGTTAGATCAAAAGTAA
- a CDS encoding DEHA2B02882p (weakly similar to uniprot|Q12224 Saccharomyces cerevisiae YPL089c RLM1 serum factor-like protein), with translation MGRRKIEIQPLTDDRNRTVTFVKRKAGLFKKAHELAVLCQVDLAVIIVGNNNKVYEFSSVDTKELIDMYQGIKPHESKSPANYGNYKKKRHLNQAHFPIDDEMSIEDENESEYDSETPEPKRQKKDDGDDKWKRGKSERRYSSRRPTPPSHLSLSGGSTAGMAYRQTPGNTQGNDDIDDRETIHKGTTSHTRDNSTASNVSVNQRPVLRVQIPIDAKNSDNNDSAKTITAIDTNLQNNSSIDPNNKTNSINTNKGHNTGSHAMAPNINKYPSFSSFKSPDNHKPITTLPLPIQNKSQTSSPSSATAPSLPMSGMTSFFGSLPQPSPSIQYPNNSILPTPILNQVINPQYGSHQNQGQHSHQYQQNSHGGPNNENQNSLAPSTNNPNVKQRSLLSGTQYHPNQGGEQSPVSGLPSRYVNELFPSPSNFYVPQDWSNSGTGMTPINTSMPQYFMNMIPSSGGQPNARAQFQASSQGQMKTENLTSPLQFMGPFSTPSTTTNPYSNTPSNGPNSDKKTK, from the coding sequence ATGGGtagaagaaagattgaGATTCAGCCGCTCACGGACGATAGAAATAGGACGGTAACGTTTGTCAAGCGGAAAGCGGGTCTTTTCAAGAAGGCCCACGAATTGGCGGTGTTGTGCCAGGTGGATTTGGCGGTGATCATCGTGGGGAACAACAACAAGGTGTATGAGTTCAGCTCTGTTGATACGAAGGAATTGATCGATATGTACCAGGGAATCAAGCCCCATGAATCGAAATCGCCGGCAAACTACGgaaattacaagaagaagagacaTTTGAACCAAGCACATTTTCCAATTGACGATGAGATGTCGATTGAGGACGAAAATGAGTCTGAATACGACAGCGAGACCCCTGAGCCCAAGCGCCAGAAGAAGGACGATGGCGATGACAAATGGAAGAGAGGGAAGAGTGAGAGGCGATACAGCTCGCGTAGACCCACGCCGCCATCGCATCTTTCTCTCTCAGGGGGATCGACAGCGGGCATGGCATACAGACAGACGCCCGGCAATACACAAGGCAATGACGATATCGACGATCGTGAAACCATTCACAAGGGAACTACGTCGCATACACGAGACAACTCTACCGCATCGAACGTTTCGGTGAACCAAAGACCCGTTTTGAGGGTTCAGATTCCAATTGACGCCAAGAACAGCGACAATAACGACAGCGCAAAGACCATCACAGCCATCGACACCAACCTTCAGAACAACCTGTCGATTGACCCCAATAATAAGACAAACAGTATTAATACAAACAAGGGCCACAACACTGGTAGCCATGCGATGGCACCAAACATCAATAAGTATCCGAGCTTCAGCTCGTTTAAATCGCCCGATAACCACAAACCAATAACCACCTTACCATTACCGATACAGAACAAGTCGCAAACCTCATCGCCATCGAGTGCCACAGCACCATCGTTACCGATGAGTGGGATGACTTCATTTTTTGGGTCGCTTCCCCAGCCATCACCCTCGATCCAATATCCGAATAATTCGATACTACCGACCCCCATACTTAACCAGGTGATCAATCCACAATATGGGCTGCATCAGAACCAGGGCCAACACTCgcatcaatatcaacagAATAGCCACGGCGGTCCTAACAACGAGAACCAAAACCTGTTGGCGCCGTCGACCAATAACCCTAACGTAAAGCAGCGACTGCTCTTATCTGGCACACAGTACCACCCCAACCAGGGGGGTGAACAATCGCCTGTATCAGGCCTACCTTCGCGCTACGTCAACGAACTATTCCCGTCGCCTTCTAACTTCTATGTGCCGCAGGATTGGTCCAACTCCGGCACGGGGATGACACCCATAAACACATCGATGCCCCAGTATTTCATGAACATGATTCCTTCAAGCGGCGGCCAGCCGAATGCCCGAGCGCAGTTCCAGGCCCTGTCACAGGGGCAGATGAAAACGGAAAACCTCACGTCTCCCCTTCAGTTCATGGGTCCGTTCAGCACCCCCAGCACCACAACCAACCCTTACAGTAACACCCCCAGCAACGGCCCTAACTCTGACAAAAAGACTAAGTGA
- a CDS encoding 40S ribosomal protein S6 (highly similar to uniprot|P02365 Saccharomyces cerevisiae YPL090c RPS6A and highly similar to uniprot|P02365 Saccharomyces cerevisiae YBR181C RPS6B small ribosomal subunit component) translates to MKLNISYPANGTQKCIDIEDEHKLRVFYEKRMGQEVEGDTVGDEFKGYIFRITGGNDKQGFPMKQGVMHPTRVKLLLAKGHSCYRPRRTGERKRKSVRGCIVAQDLAVLALSVVKQGDSDIEGLTDTTTPKRLGPKRANNIRKFFGLTKEDDVRQFVVRREVVKGDKKYTKAPKIQRLVTPQTLQRKRALKAQKVKNAQQQRDAAAEYAQLLAQRLHERKAERAEIKKRRASSLKA, encoded by the exons ATGAAG ttaaatatttcttatcCAGCCAACGGTACTCAAAAGTGTATCGATATTGAAGACGAACACAAATTACGTGTTTTCTACGAAAAGCGTATGGGCCAAGAAGTCGAAGGTGACACCGTCggtgatgaattcaaaggTTACATTTTCAGAATCACTGGTGGTAACGACAAGCAAGGTTTCCCAATGAAACAAGGTGTCATGCACCCAACCAGAGTTAAGTTATTATTAGCCAAGGGTCACTCTTGTTACAGACCAAGAAGAACTGGTGAACGTAAGAGAAAGTCCGTTAGAGGTTGTATCGTTGCTCAAGATTTAGCTGTCTTAGCTTTATCTGTTGTCAAGCAAGGTGACTCTGACATTGAAGGTTTAACCGACACTACCACCCCAAAGAGATTAGGTCCAAAGAGAGCTAACAACATTAGAAAGTTCTTTGGTTTAACCAAGGAAGATGATGTCAGACAATTCGTTGTCAGACGTGAAGTCGTCAAGGGCGATAAGAAATACACCAAGGCCCCAAAGATTCAACGTTTAGTTACTCCACAAACTTTACAAAGAAAGAGAGCATTAAAGGCTCAAAAGGTCAAGAACGCTCAACAACAAAGAGATGCTGCTGCTGAATACGCTCAATTATTAGCTCAACGTTTACACGAACGTAAGGCTGAAAGAGCTGAAatcaagaagagaagagCTTCTTCCTTAAAGGCTTAA
- a CDS encoding DEHA2B02816p (weakly similar to uniprot|Q04751 Saccharomyces cerevisiae YMR069w NAT4 N-alpha-acetyltransferase) — MSYDPIDVSDESSFDEDDEVFMKEISESVASVIPEIFPTEIQIVSTKGHCQLHYGPIHKMPKDVLVECLSLVESNLKSFYIKRHGLGWKSDKLKEMQETGLIYVWYTDSNNKLIGFISFMLSYSDQYKVLYLYEIHVAREYHSMKIGSQLIDKLHEFSYYLKTIVPKKPEYRNFNNDGTSLTVFSDNSMALQWYYKLGYQLTIDSPTDKVLRNTVVKPEYYLLIRFNHGLPNTHT; from the coding sequence ATGCTGTACGATCCGATAGACGTAAGTGATGAATCATCCTTtgatgaggatgatgaGGTGTTTATGAAAGAAATTTCGGAAAGCGTAGCCTCAGTCATTCCTGAAATATTCCCTACCGAAATCCAAATTGTTCTGACCAAAGGACATTGCCAATTACATTATGGTCCGATTCATAAGATGCCCAAGGATGTCCTAGTGGAATGCTTACTGTTGGTAGAATCCAACTTGAAATCATTCTATATAAAGCGCCACGGATTGGGATGGAAGTCCGATAAACTCAAGGAAATGCAAGAAACTGGATTGATTTATGTTTGGTACACTGATTCGAATAACAAATTGATAGGgtttatttcatttatgTTATCCTACAGTGACCAGTACAAAGTACTCTATCTATATGAAATACATGTGGCTCGAGAGTATCATTCGATGAAAATAGGTTCTCAGTTGATTGATAAGTTGCATGAATTTTCTTATTACTTAAAGACGATAGTTCCAAAAAAGCCTGAATACCGTAATTTCAATAACGATGGGACAAGCTTAACTGTTTTCAGTGATAACTCTATGGCCTTGCAATGGTACTATAAATTAGGGTATCAGCTAACTATAGATTCCCCAACCGATAAGGTTTTGAGAAATACGGTAGTAAAGCCTGAATACTACTTACTTATTCGCTTCAATCATGGCCTTCCTAATACGCATACTTAG
- a CDS encoding DEHA2B02860p (no similarity): MPSHVLYGMFGSGSMIPMSKEFEQRWLSAIWNMNNMNIGPISNL, encoded by the coding sequence ATGCCAAGTCATGTATTGTACGGAATGTTTGGTTCCGGTAGTATGATTCCTATGAGTAAGGAGTTCGAACAAAGGTGGTTATCAGCTATATGGAACATGAACAATATGAACATTGGACCTATTTCTAACCTTTGA